TTTCCCTTTTGATGGTGTAATTTCAAATTTTGCGCCACCTTGCTGAACAATAATTTTTTCAGGCTTGATGGATGGTGTCACTGGGTTATTTCGATCAAAACTTTTAACCACAGGTATTATTTTTCCAGAAATTAGCGATCCTACGGTGAAACCTCGTTGCCACACCCCTTATTCTCCTATGAATTCAAGGGTGCAGATTGCAGAAGGTCGTTTAATCCGTAATACGACTGTTTCATACACCCGGAATGGGTGGTTCATCCCTTCCTGCCCCATATAGGCAGTATCGAAATCCTCGGAAACAGCCAAGTCTAAATTGTTCCGGCCTGTATTTAGGATGACTCCCGCTCTCCCTTTTAATACAGGTGATTGGAACACCCCACCCGTCACCAGCTCACGAATATGTTCGATTTCTAATACATTTGTATCCCTATGTACACGATGGATAAGTGAATAAAGCTCCGGCGACAGTACAAGTGCAAACGGGCCATTATGGTTCATCTCAAGCAGCTTGCTTCTAGCCTCGACAATATCCTGAAAGGCTGTACCCGATTCGTACCATTCACCAATCAGATGGGTAAGGCGCCCCTGGACATTCATTAGGCCCGGGATGTCAAACTCCTTTGCCCCGTGAAAAATCATTTGATCTTCTAAATTGGCGACATCGCGGGCGGCATTTGCTGCTGATGAAAAATCAATTGGGATATCCAACACCTTTGCCTGTTCTAAATCACGCCAAAATAAAATGAAATCCTTGTATAGGAGTGGAATGGTATGATTAACGCGTTTGCTGGATTCAAAGGAGGTATCAAATGAACCCTGGATGTCCATCTTGGCCTCGATTGTTTCAGTAAAAATATCGTTTGCTATGCTTTGCATACCTCGTCCAAGCGGGCCGTATAATTCGATAAAACGGCGTCCAACTAACTGCCTTCGTGCCGTTTCAATGACAGTTTTATCTAATTGGTCGAATTCTTGATCCGAAATTGGAGAATCCGGAAATATTTGCGATTTATTCATGGTTCTATCCTCACATTTCTTATATTAAGGCTGTTTTGACTAAGTATTGATTGCATGATTCCGCCAATTTTGTGGTTAATTCCGCCAAACTTAGAAGTTTTCCCGCCATTTTCGAGAATAATTCCGCCAAACTAAACAATTATTCCGCCAAATTGACAATTTTATAGTTCAAGCCCCTTCAATTATGTTAAAAACTCAAATTAAACTTCCGACGGTAAAACCTTTTTTATGTTTTGTATGTACCACGATAGGTTCAACATTGGTTGATCGGTCTAAATGATCATGATGCTCATCATGATGGGCATGCGGGTCTATGTAATCATGATCAAAGCGGCTATTTATATCGTTTAGCATCGCTTTTACTTGCTGATAATCTTGGTAAGATACCTCACGTAATTGGTTTAACATTGTGCTCCGTTCCCCATCGGTAAAACGAAACAGGGCTAAATCAAGATGTTCAACAAAATTATGCAAGCCGAATTTTTCGAGATTCAGTTCTTGCAAGAGACGATTAAATTCATTATTGGTCGGAGCAAAATCAGCTTCATTTTTTTCTTTTTCAAACGTATTGATAAGCGGAATCAACTCCACTAATCGCGAAAGCCGCTGTTCTTCTTCTTCAAAAATATGGTGATAGTACAGGCGCTCATGGTCATCCGCAGCGTTTTCAATAACCGGTTCAAGCATATTCATAAATTTTTCAATAGCATCATAGGTTGTCGTAAAAATCCGATAAAAAACCCTTAATTCCTCTTTCAATTCCTGCCCCCCCTTAGTATTCAACTACATGTCATTATTGACATGGAATTCATTTTTAAAACAACAACTTCATTTATGCGGCAATATTCCAATCATGAATAACTCTTGTTTTCTGAAACATAATAAATATGGTTATTTAAAATTAATAGGAGGAGGTTTGCAATGATGCAAAACCAACAAGGGCAAATGCACCAAAATATGCATACGGGGGCTGTTCCGCCTCAGATGAACCATGGAGGTCATGAAGTATTTGATGTTCATGAAGTACTTTCGGGAGCAATTAGCACAATGGACCAGTATATGATGGTACGTCAATACGTAAAAGACCCAGAATTACTTGATATTCTGGATCGTCAATATCAATTTATGCAGGATGAATACAACATTACCGTAGAGTGTTTCACAACAGGACAAGATCCTTCCAAGCGAACTCAAAGCTATAAAATGAAGCAAGGGAATGACTTCGTATATGGGCTGCAGCCTTCTCAGCCGAAAAAACCGGCACAATCTCCAACAGAACTTACAGATGCCTGCATTTCAGGAATAATGCTTGGCTCTGCAAAATCGGGAGCATCTATGAAGACAATGGCAGCATGTGAAGTTACCAACCCAGTGGTACGCCGTGTGCTTGCTGACTCTGTTCCAAATTGTATTGAAATGGCTTATGAACTCTCCATTTATCAAAATCAACATCATTACTATCAAGTACCGCAGCTTGCACAGCAGGATATGCAGCAGCTTCTAAATGCATACGCCCCGGCCCAAGGAATGCCACAAGCGAACAATATGAATATGAACACTAACATGAACATGCCTCATTAGAAAAATAGGGTTCTCTCAAGCACCTAAGTAAAGTAAAAATGCTACCCTCTTAATCATTGTGATTAAACGAAAGGGTAGCATTTGTTTTATAGAACAATTCTATTTACTTTATTGTAAACAATTTAGTTATTATGCGTATTTTATGCCAGCAAGCTTTATATTGTTTTTATCATCTGACCCACAAGGTGTTACCGCATAAGTCATTTCACATTTTGGGCAATTCATAATAACCGTTTCTAATGTAAATGTTTCTCCACACTCACATCTAATCTCGTGCGCCACTGTTGGTGCAAAGTTTTCTTTCCCCTTACTTTTAACATGGTCAACGATGTCTTTCCCATCTTTTAAACTTGTTGTACAACCACAGCTCATATATAACCCTCCAAGGATATTAATAATTTTATTAAATATAATAAATTAAGAATAGCATAGAAACATTTAAATCAATGTGTCAAAAATTAAACACTTTGAAAAATGTAATAGATCTTTCCCTTTAGCCTAACTAATAATCCGATACATAGTTTGAAATATATTGAAAAAAGTTATAAAATAAAATAGAACATATGTTTCCGAATGATTTAGTTGAAATTTATTTTTTGGGAGGTGTGCAAATGAAAGATTGGGAAGCAGCCTATATTGCAGGAATTATTGATGGAGAAGGTTCAATAACATTAACCAGAATGCATGAAAAGGAATATCGCCGCCCCTGTATAACAATCGCATCTACCGATAAAGAACTTTTAGTCTATCTTCAAACATTAGCTAATGGAACTATCAATAATAAAAAGAACTATAATCCAGACCGACATAAAGATTCCTATACACTAACTATAAAGAAAAAAGAAATTGTTTTGGACATATTAAAACTTATTACTCCCTATTTAAGAGTAGATAAAAAAAGAAATCGTGCACTATGGATACTCGAAAATTATGATAATGTTACACCAAGGAACGGAAAATATAACTCAGTATTATTAGAGAAGAAAATCGCATTTGAAGATTCCTTTTTTAAAATATAAAAAAGACCAGCATTTCTGCTAGTCTTGTTATCCACCTATGTATGGTGGAGACGGCGGGACGTGCGTTTCCATGCTTTCGTCATGGCACTGACTATATCTTGAACCTGCTCTTAAAACAGGTCCCTCGGCGTCTTATACGAAATATAATTTTCACCTTAAAAGGTGGAATTTCGCATCCTAGTACTACCATTTCATCATGGCAGCCTATAAGTCGATACACGGCTGTTGGATTG
The DNA window shown above is from Neobacillus sp. WH10 and carries:
- a CDS encoding spore coat protein; protein product: MQNQQGQMHQNMHTGAVPPQMNHGGHEVFDVHEVLSGAISTMDQYMMVRQYVKDPELLDILDRQYQFMQDEYNITVECFTTGQDPSKRTQSYKMKQGNDFVYGLQPSQPKKPAQSPTELTDACISGIMLGSAKSGASMKTMAACEVTNPVVRRVLADSVPNCIEMAYELSIYQNQHHYYQVPQLAQQDMQQLLNAYAPAQGMPQANNMNMNTNMNMPH
- a CDS encoding IMEF encapsulin system ferritin-like cargo protein, which encodes MKEELRVFYRIFTTTYDAIEKFMNMLEPVIENAADDHERLYYHHIFEEEEQRLSRLVELIPLINTFEKEKNEADFAPTNNEFNRLLQELNLEKFGLHNFVEHLDLALFRFTDGERSTMLNQLREVSYQDYQQVKAMLNDINSRFDHDYIDPHAHHDEHHDHLDRSTNVEPIVVHTKHKKGFTVGSLI
- a CDS encoding family 1 encapsulin nanocompartment shell protein, whose translation is MNKSQIFPDSPISDQEFDQLDKTVIETARRQLVGRRFIELYGPLGRGMQSIANDIFTETIEAKMDIQGSFDTSFESSKRVNHTIPLLYKDFILFWRDLEQAKVLDIPIDFSSAANAARDVANLEDQMIFHGAKEFDIPGLMNVQGRLTHLIGEWYESGTAFQDIVEARSKLLEMNHNGPFALVLSPELYSLIHRVHRDTNVLEIEHIRELVTGGVFQSPVLKGRAGVILNTGRNNLDLAVSEDFDTAYMGQEGMNHPFRVYETVVLRIKRPSAICTLEFIGE
- a CDS encoding LAGLIDADG family homing endonuclease, encoding MKDWEAAYIAGIIDGEGSITLTRMHEKEYRRPCITIASTDKELLVYLQTLANGTINNKKNYNPDRHKDSYTLTIKKKEIVLDILKLITPYLRVDKKRNRALWILENYDNVTPRNGKYNSVLLEKKIAFEDSFFKI